Proteins from one Verrucomicrobiota bacterium genomic window:
- the msrB gene encoding peptide-methionine (R)-S-oxide reductase MsrB: MKRFLPLLLLSLVALAVLGWQNLQANPLRTSTMPELKVAPPTPPAPVEKTEEAWRAQLTPEQYYILRESGTEPPFGAVYRQTKDQGAGQYHCAGCGALVFDAAHKFDSGTGWPSFYDIAEGGQIELLEDRSHGMVRTEVRCKTCQSHLGHLFLGENYGNLKDQRYCINGLALVFVPTKE; the protein is encoded by the coding sequence ATGAAACGATTTCTACCGCTCCTTCTGTTGTCACTTGTGGCCCTGGCCGTCCTAGGATGGCAAAATCTGCAAGCCAATCCGCTCCGGACCAGCACCATGCCCGAGCTGAAAGTCGCCCCGCCCACGCCCCCAGCCCCAGTGGAGAAAACCGAAGAGGCGTGGCGCGCTCAACTCACTCCAGAGCAATATTACATTCTTCGCGAATCGGGCACCGAACCTCCCTTTGGTGCGGTCTACCGTCAGACCAAGGACCAAGGAGCGGGACAATATCACTGCGCGGGCTGCGGCGCGCTCGTATTTGACGCCGCTCACAAATTTGATTCCGGCACCGGCTGGCCCTCGTTCTATGACATTGCCGAAGGCGGCCAGATTGAACTCCTGGAAGACCGCAGTCACGGAATGGTGCGAACCGAAGTTCGCTGCAAAACCTGCCAGAGCCACCTTGGTCACCTCTTCCTGGGAGAGAACTATGGCAACCTCAAAGACCAGCGCTACTGCATCAATGGCTTGGCACTCGTCTTTGTGCCCACCAAGGAGTGA
- the aroC gene encoding chorismate synthase codes for MSSTFGQAFRLHTYGESHGGGVGCLIDGCPPGIELSREEIQVDLDRRRPGQSKIVTPRQEADACEILSGTFEGRTTGTPLSILVRNQDHRPEAYSEMAKKYRPSHADYTYDAKYGFRNWQGGGRASARETIGRVAAAAVAKKVLRTQFASGLEIVAWVASIKDLQAQVDPERLTCAEVESNIVRTGDPDSVQAMIDLIEATRKEGNSIGGVVECIVRGVPPGWGEPVFDKIDADLAKAMLSLPATKGFEIGSGFAGTLLTGREHNDAFRMQGDQVTTASNRSGGTQGGITNGQPLHFRVAFKPTATIMTSQETVDQQGQDTELKGRGRHDPCVLPRAVPMVEAMTALVLCDHALRQRGQCGAEASPL; via the coding sequence ATGTCGAGCACCTTTGGCCAGGCCTTCCGCCTTCACACCTACGGAGAATCCCACGGCGGCGGCGTGGGATGCCTCATCGATGGCTGCCCACCCGGCATCGAACTCTCTCGCGAAGAGATCCAAGTGGACCTCGACCGTCGCCGACCCGGCCAATCGAAAATCGTGACCCCCCGCCAGGAAGCGGACGCTTGCGAAATCCTCTCCGGCACCTTCGAAGGCCGCACCACCGGCACGCCGCTCTCGATCTTGGTGCGCAATCAAGATCACCGCCCCGAGGCCTACTCCGAAATGGCCAAGAAATATCGCCCTTCGCACGCCGACTACACCTACGACGCCAAATACGGCTTTCGAAATTGGCAAGGAGGTGGCCGGGCTTCGGCCCGTGAAACCATCGGCCGGGTGGCCGCGGCCGCCGTCGCCAAAAAAGTCCTCCGCACCCAATTCGCCTCCGGGCTGGAAATCGTCGCTTGGGTCGCCTCCATCAAGGACCTCCAGGCCCAAGTCGACCCCGAGCGCCTCACCTGCGCCGAAGTCGAAAGCAATATCGTGCGGACGGGCGACCCCGATTCCGTGCAAGCGATGATCGACCTCATCGAAGCCACCCGCAAGGAGGGCAACTCCATCGGCGGCGTCGTGGAGTGCATCGTCCGCGGGGTGCCACCAGGCTGGGGCGAGCCGGTCTTTGACAAAATCGATGCCGATCTCGCCAAGGCCATGCTTTCCCTGCCCGCCACCAAAGGATTCGAAATCGGAAGCGGCTTCGCAGGCACGCTCTTGACGGGTCGGGAGCACAACGACGCCTTTCGCATGCAGGGCGATCAAGTCACCACCGCGAGCAATCGCTCCGGCGGCACCCAAGGCGGCATCACCAATGGCCAGCCCCTCCACTTCCGCGTCGCCTTCAAGCCCACCGCCACCATCATGACCAGCCAGGAAACCGTCGACCAGCAAGGCCAAGACACCGAGCTCAAGGGACGCGGTCGCCACGATCCCTGTGTGCTCCCGCGCGCCGTGCCCATGGTCGAAGCCATGACGGCCCTCGTCCTCTGCGATCACGCCCTGCGCCAGCGCGGGCAGTGTGGCGCCGAAGCCTCCCCACTCTAA